DNA sequence from the Nocardia sp. BMG111209 genome:
ATGTCGCCGGTGTCGTGGGCGACCGCGCGATAGCACGATTCCAGCCCGGCCCGGACCCCGCCGAGGTCGAAGCTGTTGCCCAGCAACGGCGCCGGGCCGGGACGATGCCCCGCGGCCAGCCAGCGCAGCGAGGTCTCCAGCACCAGCGAGCGGACCGCGACCGCTCGGCGGGTGGAGTCCAGCGTCAGCCGGCTCACCCGTTCGCCACAGTCGCGCAACAGTTCCTCCGTGATCTCCGTGGGATTCCGATCGTGCAGCAGGGCCTCCACCGCCGCGACGCGGGCCTCCGAATACAGCGCCGAGGACGGCTCGACCTGATCCAGCACCGCCACTGCGCCGGCGCGGTCGCCGGCCGCGCGCCGCAGCCTGGCCAGGCCGAAGGCGGCCGACACGTGGGCATGATCGGTCTGCCATACGGTTTCGTAGTAGCGGCCGGTCTCCGCGTCCGGGTCGGCGCCCGCCGCGGCGCGGCCCAGTTCCGAGGCCACGGCCAGCGCCAGTTTCGGCGCCGCCTCACCCGGTAGTGCACTGTAGACCGCATCGAATTCCGCTGCCGCGGAATCGAATTCGCCCTCGATCAGGCGAGCGGCGCCGCGGAACCAGGCCAGTCGCCAGTCCGCGCCCACCACCGGGGCCAGGTCGCCGATGCGGCGGCCCGCGTCGGCGGCGTCACCGGATTCGATCGCGGCGCGGATCAGCCGCAGCGGGATCTCCACCGACTCGTCGCTGCCGCCGGCCAGGCCGGTTTCCAGTTCCGCGACCGTCGTCCCGGTGGTCGCGGCCAGCAGGGCCGCGCCCGGATCGCCGGTGTCGACCAGCGGCACCGGCAGGGCCGCGACGATCTCGCGCGGCGTGGGCACGGCGGCGATCCCGAACGGCGCCCGCGGCGGTCCGAAGTTGATCGGCTGTTCCGGCGGCCGGGGCCGGCCGTCGCCGGTCGCGAGCACCTCGCGCAGCACCCCGGTCAGCTGTTCGGCCAGTTCCTCCATGGAGCCGAAGCGCGCGTCCGGATCGATATCGGTGGCCCGCAACAGGAATCGGTGCAGGGAGTCGTGACCGGCCAGCAGCGGTTCGGTATCCGGGCCGGGCAGATCCGCGAAATGCCCGTCACGCTGCGGCACCTTCATCATCAGCACGGCGAGGGTGCGGCCCACCGTGTAGGCCTCGCTCGCGACGGTCGGGCCGGTGCGCGCGATCTCCGGCGCCTGATAGCCGGCGGTGCCGTAGATCGGGCTGTCCTCGTCGTCGATCGCGATCACGGCGCCGAGGTCGATCAGCTTCGGCTGCTCCGCGGTCAGCATGACGTTGCCCGGTTTGAAATCGCAGTAGGCCAGGCCCAGTCCGTGCAGGTAACCGAGCGCGGGGAGGATGTCGAGCACGTACGCGATCGCCTGGGCGGGCGGCAGATGACCGTCCCGCCCGTCGAGCCGATCCCGCAGCAATTGATCCAGTGAGGTGCCACCGACGTACTCCATCACGATGTAACCGACTGGGACACCGTCGGATCCGGTGTGTTCCACGAAATTGAAGATCTTGACGATGTTCGGATGCTCGACCTGGGCGAGAAATCGGCGCTCCGCCAGCGCGGCGGCCATCGCGGTCGGATCCTCCGAATTCAGCAGACCTTTCAGCACCACCCAGCGATTGCTGACCTGACGATCGACGGCCAGATAGATCCAGCCCAGCCCGCCGTGCGCCAGCGCCCCCGCCACCTCGTACTGATTGCCGACCAGCTCGCCCCGGGAAAGCTTGGGCACGAAGGAGAATCGCGTACCGCAGTGCGCGCAGAAGCCCTCGGCCCGGCCGGCCCGCTCGTCACGCCCGCGGCCGACCGGCTGTTCGCACTTGGCGCAGAACCGTTTCGACTCCGGCACACACGGATCGGTGAGCACCGCCGTCGCCGGATCCACCCGCGGTACCGGCGGCACCTCCACCAGCCCGGCCCCGCGCCGATTACGCCGCCGCGAACCGGTCGTGCGGGTGCGCACCGTCCGCGCGGTCGACGGACCGGTCCGCGCCGCCGCCACCGTACCGAGCGGCTCCACCGCCTCCGTACCGGATGGTTCCACCGCCTGCGTGCCGAGCGATTCCACCGCCTCCGTGCCCGGCGATTCCACCGCCACCGTGCCCGGCGATTCCACCGCCACCGTGCCCGGCGGTTCGGGCACCACCGTGCCCGGCGACTCCGCTGCCATCCCGCAGTGGACGCAGTAACCGTCGATCACCGTTCCGGCACAGCCGGTTTCGCGGCATTTCATCCCCGCCTCCCCGATTTCTCCGCGATGATCTGCTGATAGTCGGCGACGGCACGGGTGGCGGCCGCCAGGTCGCAGGGGTGGTGGGCCAGCAGGCCGTCGGCGAGGCGATGGCAGGACAGCACGTCGCGGTCCTCGCCGACCC
Encoded proteins:
- a CDS encoding serine/threonine-protein kinase — protein: MKCRETGCAGTVIDGYCVHCGMAAESPGTVVPEPPGTVAVESPGTVAVESPGTEAVESLGTQAVEPSGTEAVEPLGTVAAARTGPSTARTVRTRTTGSRRRNRRGAGLVEVPPVPRVDPATAVLTDPCVPESKRFCAKCEQPVGRGRDERAGRAEGFCAHCGTRFSFVPKLSRGELVGNQYEVAGALAHGGLGWIYLAVDRQVSNRWVVLKGLLNSEDPTAMAAALAERRFLAQVEHPNIVKIFNFVEHTGSDGVPVGYIVMEYVGGTSLDQLLRDRLDGRDGHLPPAQAIAYVLDILPALGYLHGLGLAYCDFKPGNVMLTAEQPKLIDLGAVIAIDDEDSPIYGTAGYQAPEIARTGPTVASEAYTVGRTLAVLMMKVPQRDGHFADLPGPDTEPLLAGHDSLHRFLLRATDIDPDARFGSMEELAEQLTGVLREVLATGDGRPRPPEQPINFGPPRAPFGIAAVPTPREIVAALPVPLVDTGDPGAALLAATTGTTVAELETGLAGGSDESVEIPLRLIRAAIESGDAADAGRRIGDLAPVVGADWRLAWFRGAARLIEGEFDSAAAEFDAVYSALPGEAAPKLALAVASELGRAAAGADPDAETGRYYETVWQTDHAHVSAAFGLARLRRAAGDRAGAVAVLDQVEPSSALYSEARVAAVEALLHDRNPTEITEELLRDCGERVSRLTLDSTRRAVAVRSLVLETSLRWLAAGHRPGPAPLLGNSFDLGGVRAGLESCYRAVAHDTGDMWRRFALVQRANEIRPRSVL